In a genomic window of Methanosarcina horonobensis HB-1 = JCM 15518:
- a CDS encoding ArsR/SmtB family transcription factor, which yields MEKSLQQIVEIGEALSHPVRLKLLYLLAERERYVYELAKDLDLSRQVVNLHLKRLEKAGFVESDLRLEDDDMRAKKFYRLKEFEVSLSMKDIRKLFE from the coding sequence GTGGAAAAATCACTTCAGCAAATAGTTGAAATTGGCGAAGCTCTCTCCCATCCCGTAAGGCTAAAACTACTTTACCTGCTGGCTGAGAGAGAGAGGTATGTGTACGAACTCGCCAAGGATCTGGACCTCTCAAGACAGGTCGTGAACCTGCATTTGAAACGCCTGGAAAAAGCCGGATTTGTTGAGAGTGACCTCAGGCTCGAAGATGATGATATGAGGGCAAAGAAGTTTTATCGGCTAAAAGAGTTTGAGGTTTCCCTTTCCATGAAGGATATAAGAAAGCTTTTTGAATAA
- a CDS encoding tetratricopeptide repeat protein: MISCIMLRNQAWKMIPKGVRIYLQLETEDSEMAEESNTTENAKIEQKELEAAGKTEETEDPGQFLIAAGKTDNYEDKLRLYNEALNLDPMYFDAWLQKGFVLDRLGRSEEALACYNRALEIEPEHLGIKCLKGFAYSNLKDYEKAIECYDEVLKVNSEDVFSWYQKGSVLENLGRYGEAMEAYDRALEIDPTDALIREKRLRLLGLIYKSGTLTDSPDSKFN, translated from the coding sequence ATGATTTCATGCATAATGCTTAGAAATCAGGCATGGAAGATGATTCCGAAAGGGGTCCGAATATATCTTCAGCTGGAAACCGAGGATTCCGAAATGGCAGAGGAAAGTAATACCACAGAAAATGCTAAGATAGAGCAAAAGGAGCTGGAAGCGGCAGGAAAAACCGAAGAGACCGAGGACCCCGGGCAGTTCCTTATAGCAGCAGGTAAGACTGACAATTATGAGGACAAACTCAGGCTTTATAATGAAGCTTTAAATCTGGATCCAATGTACTTTGATGCCTGGCTCCAGAAGGGTTTTGTCCTGGACAGACTCGGGAGATCTGAAGAAGCTCTTGCCTGTTATAATAGAGCTCTTGAAATCGAACCCGAGCATCTGGGAATAAAGTGCCTCAAGGGTTTTGCCTACAGTAATCTAAAGGACTATGAAAAAGCTATAGAGTGCTATGATGAGGTTCTTAAGGTCAACTCCGAGGATGTCTTTTCCTGGTATCAGAAAGGCTCGGTCCTGGAAAATCTTGGAAGGTATGGAGAGGCCATGGAGGCTTATGACAGGGCTCTGGAGATAGACCCTACTGATGCCCTTATCAGAGAAAAAAGGCTGAGGCTTCTCGGGCTTATTTACAAAAGTGGAACCCTGACAGATTCTCCGGACAGCAAATTTAACTGA
- the dacB gene encoding D-alanyl-D-alanine carboxypeptidase/D-alanyl-D-alanine endopeptidase — MKPHAFRSKRHESKGYRSKRYVCYLLLGIICLISVPQSFAGAEGNSRDSPLEGEPLPASVTGIMNNTRYDHAWWGILVEDLDTGEVIYQVNPEKMFSPGSTTKLYTGAAALDVIGADYRFETPVYARGHVDSSGNLNGDLILVASGDLTTGGRTTPDGKIAYTDLDHGDANSLGNAVLTTPDPLSGLNQLAQQVSDAGIKSVSGEVIIDDRFFDKIDPPDSASDYTLTPIVINDNLIDITVKPSQPGREAEVDWRPKTAAYKVEANVITADPDEAAQLEILTGGPGVIKISGQIPAGNGPVVQTYRVENPSSFARSLLIEALEREGVKINAQVRGNNPSDLLPPSMDYSDMERVVLLTSPPFSENLKLILKVSQNMHADSLLPLMAVKEGKRSFWDGLTIERTFLEKAGLDLNSLSISDGRGNSPADFMTPRNTVNLLKYMSSRDDSQVYLDALPILGVDGSLATSISPESPVKGKVQAKTGTTAKYDAVNDRIIVSSKALAGYMTTSEGRRLAFAVYVNNVPVENIEELEQVGNDLGSVCEAIYREN, encoded by the coding sequence ATGAAGCCCCATGCTTTCAGGTCCAAAAGACATGAGTCTAAAGGATACAGGTCTAAAAGGTATGTATGCTATTTATTACTGGGAATAATATGCCTTATCTCGGTTCCGCAATCATTTGCCGGGGCTGAAGGAAATAGCCGGGATAGCCCGTTGGAAGGTGAACCTCTTCCAGCTTCCGTAACAGGAATAATGAATAACACAAGATATGATCACGCCTGGTGGGGAATCCTTGTAGAAGACCTGGATACCGGAGAAGTCATTTACCAGGTGAATCCGGAAAAAATGTTCTCTCCGGGCTCTACAACCAAACTCTACACAGGAGCCGCTGCCCTTGATGTGATAGGGGCTGATTATAGGTTCGAGACTCCTGTATATGCCCGCGGTCATGTAGACTCTTCAGGAAACCTGAATGGAGACCTGATACTGGTAGCCAGTGGAGACCTCACAACGGGAGGCCGGACCACCCCGGACGGAAAGATCGCTTACACCGATCTTGATCATGGAGATGCCAACTCTCTTGGCAACGCCGTATTAACAACTCCTGACCCTCTATCCGGACTGAACCAGCTAGCCCAACAGGTATCGGATGCAGGAATTAAAAGCGTCTCAGGGGAAGTTATAATCGACGACCGGTTTTTCGATAAAATCGACCCTCCGGATAGTGCCAGTGATTACACCCTTACACCGATAGTCATCAATGACAACCTCATCGATATTACAGTCAAACCTTCTCAGCCGGGAAGAGAAGCAGAAGTGGATTGGCGTCCCAAAACTGCAGCTTATAAGGTCGAGGCGAATGTTATAACAGCTGACCCGGATGAAGCTGCTCAACTGGAGATATTAACAGGTGGTCCGGGTGTGATTAAAATATCGGGGCAGATACCTGCAGGCAATGGTCCTGTTGTCCAGACCTACAGGGTGGAGAACCCTTCTTCTTTCGCCCGCTCTCTTTTAATAGAAGCCCTGGAGCGCGAGGGAGTAAAAATAAATGCCCAGGTTAGAGGTAATAACCCTTCAGATTTGTTGCCGCCCAGCATGGACTACTCGGATATGGAAAGAGTAGTACTCCTGACATCTCCTCCTTTCTCTGAGAACCTGAAACTGATACTGAAGGTCAGCCAGAACATGCATGCTGATTCACTTCTGCCTCTGATGGCGGTAAAAGAAGGCAAAAGGAGCTTCTGGGACGGCTTGACCATAGAACGTACCTTCCTTGAGAAAGCCGGGCTTGACCTCAATTCTTTATCCATATCCGATGGCAGAGGTAATTCTCCTGCTGATTTTATGACGCCCAGGAATACAGTGAACCTTCTGAAATATATGTCTTCAAGGGATGACTCACAGGTATATCTGGATGCTCTGCCGATTCTCGGGGTTGATGGGTCTCTTGCGACTTCTATTAGTCCTGAAAGCCCTGTGAAAGGAAAAGTCCAGGCGAAGACCGGAACAACTGCCAAGTACGATGCCGTTAATGACAGGATTATCGTTTCTTCCAAAGCCCTGGCCGGGTACATGACAACATCCGAGGGCCGGAGGCTAGCCTTTGCAGTATATGTGAATAACGTCCCTGTCGAGAATATCGAGGAACTGGAGCAGGTTGGCAATGACCTGGGAAGCGTCTGTGAGGCGATATACAGGGAGAATTAA
- a CDS encoding PASTA domain-containing protein, translated as MKEQLEQRLVELRAEYESGQKILKDIEAKIIELENRKKNLNETLLRISGAIELLEEVLGEESKIITQEVLDTESPDVELEKKEVEVPFVIRLPLKQAVKKLEEAGLQAGNIGEKSVFVGGVRFGDVVQQEPKGGELAERGSTVDLVVAKKGNFKPDLSQDSLLCSYSRH; from the coding sequence ATGAAAGAACAACTTGAACAGCGCTTGGTAGAGCTCAGGGCTGAGTACGAGTCAGGTCAGAAGATCCTCAAAGATATCGAGGCAAAAATTATAGAACTTGAAAACAGAAAAAAAAATCTGAATGAAACGCTCTTGAGGATCAGCGGAGCTATCGAGCTTCTTGAAGAGGTTCTGGGAGAAGAGAGTAAGATCATCACTCAAGAAGTACTCGATACAGAATCGCCGGATGTCGAACTTGAGAAGAAAGAAGTTGAAGTGCCCTTTGTTATAAGGTTGCCTCTGAAACAGGCTGTTAAAAAACTGGAAGAAGCAGGACTGCAGGCAGGTAATATTGGAGAGAAGAGTGTTTTTGTAGGGGGTGTCCGTTTCGGAGACGTTGTCCAGCAGGAGCCAAAGGGCGGAGAGCTTGCAGAAAGAGGATCAACAGTAGACCTGGTAGTGGCAAAAAAAGGGAATTTCAAACCTGATCTGAGCCAGGATTCACTTCTATGTTCATATTCAAGGCATTGA
- a CDS encoding asparagine synthetase B family protein, which yields MYTRQKERKKGAIMCGIAGMLGTPDSNINVKRMLAALGHRGPDACGIHTEGNLSIGNTLLKITGDMPQPLTGTGALVLNGEIYNFRELAAEIGIKTDSDTELLFTLIEAGVKKGIKPIDAVFSALSKVNGDYALAYSCGKELVLARDSSGVKPLFYCYGKRIEKPELVFASEKKALLCTDREIKSFPQGGVMGFNTEKGKIAEKVAERSLKIKPPEKRIPAEKEAVLYLKEALERAVELRLTPTSGIAFSGGIDSTFLAALAKRIDPDIALYAVGLPDSHDIAQAEYAAEAIGVKRNLKVHFLSPEEIEAAVPQVIYATESTDPMKVAIGLPLYIAAKTAREGGKRVLLTGQGADELFGGYSRHEGFFEQGPDVLDKEIYSDLENISTINLERDDMVTMANSVELRVPFLDKEVIRIGLAINPELKVVKKDGLYARKYILRKAAEGLLPLEILWKEKKAMQYGTGVQKILDSLARDSGFSRKQGSHIEKYLKKIASEEGFELTN from the coding sequence GTGTATACCAGACAGAAAGAACGGAAAAAAGGTGCAATTATGTGTGGAATAGCTGGAATGCTCGGAACTCCTGACAGTAATATAAATGTAAAGAGAATGCTTGCAGCTCTGGGACACAGGGGACCTGATGCCTGCGGAATCCATACTGAAGGAAACCTGAGCATAGGAAACACTCTGCTAAAAATAACAGGAGACATGCCCCAGCCGCTTACAGGAACAGGAGCCCTCGTACTTAACGGAGAGATATACAATTTTCGAGAACTTGCGGCTGAAATAGGGATAAAAACCGATTCTGATACCGAACTGCTTTTCACACTGATAGAAGCCGGAGTAAAGAAAGGAATCAAACCAATAGATGCTGTTTTTTCAGCCCTTTCAAAAGTAAACGGAGATTATGCTCTTGCATATTCCTGCGGAAAAGAGCTTGTACTTGCCAGAGACTCATCAGGAGTAAAGCCTCTTTTTTACTGTTACGGGAAAAGGATAGAAAAGCCAGAGTTAGTTTTTGCCTCAGAAAAAAAAGCCCTTCTATGTACCGACAGAGAAATAAAATCTTTTCCTCAGGGAGGAGTTATGGGCTTCAATACTGAAAAAGGGAAAATCGCAGAAAAAGTTGCGGAGAGATCCCTTAAAATAAAACCGCCTGAAAAGAGAATTCCCGCAGAAAAGGAAGCAGTACTTTACCTGAAGGAGGCTCTTGAAAGAGCTGTAGAACTCAGGCTTACCCCTACTTCAGGAATCGCATTTTCAGGAGGGATTGACAGTACCTTTTTAGCAGCCCTTGCAAAGAGAATTGATCCCGATATTGCCCTTTATGCAGTTGGGCTTCCGGATTCCCATGACATTGCCCAGGCAGAGTATGCAGCCGAAGCCATTGGCGTGAAAAGAAACCTGAAAGTACATTTTCTTTCCCCTGAAGAAATAGAAGCTGCAGTTCCGCAGGTAATTTACGCGACCGAATCTACTGACCCGATGAAGGTTGCAATAGGGCTTCCTCTTTACATAGCAGCAAAAACTGCAAGAGAAGGCGGGAAGAGAGTCCTCCTCACAGGGCAGGGTGCAGATGAACTCTTTGGAGGGTACAGCAGACATGAAGGTTTTTTTGAGCAGGGACCTGATGTGCTTGATAAGGAGATTTATTCTGACCTTGAGAACATCTCAACAATCAACCTTGAAAGAGATGATATGGTTACAATGGCCAATTCCGTGGAACTCAGGGTGCCTTTTCTTGATAAAGAAGTAATAAGAATCGGACTTGCAATAAATCCGGAGCTGAAGGTCGTGAAAAAAGACGGCTTATACGCACGAAAATATATTCTCAGGAAGGCAGCAGAAGGCCTGCTCCCCCTGGAGATTCTCTGGAAAGAGAAAAAAGCAATGCAGTACGGGACCGGGGTCCAGAAAATACTCGACTCGCTTGCCAGGGATTCTGGTTTTTCCAGAAAGCAGGGGAGCCATATAGAAAAATACCTTAAGAAAATCGCTTCAGAAGAAGGATTTGAATTAACGAATTAG
- a CDS encoding right-handed parallel beta-helix repeat-containing protein: MAGCILIFANAHVALCISSEPVVYVAGDGSGDFNCDGKDDHIQINEALTFVAENSAYTTVHLEGPFTYVIDDTLLIGSNTILEGDSSAVIKLVDDAGWPAYKGIIQPREESAHEITIQGFEIDGNDANQPVSNGECYYTVMLLDGCTNVTVRNMYVHDSNNDGVRVLNRVYTEGSGNIDIYNNRFYCCCHNSVYLAKVSSANIHNNAFIPFSNDGITITDSNHISIHDNTIDPGISTGGCGIQIQKAASIPAMDNIEIYGNNISNTNLAGVLVHGYNSYPVPSGAQNVYIHHNIISGCGQHMGLSTYFGGGINVQGFSNTTIENNLIDGCYHDGISMKNVWLMPPKYMYKTIIRDNVVTNTLPGRLISGSGHGISIYDTSMYTVSLENNDVWNNGAGNYLNV, encoded by the coding sequence TTGGCAGGTTGTATTCTTATCTTTGCAAACGCGCATGTTGCTTTATGTATAAGCTCAGAGCCAGTCGTTTATGTTGCAGGAGATGGAAGTGGTGACTTTAACTGCGATGGAAAAGACGACCATATACAGATAAATGAGGCCCTTACTTTCGTGGCAGAAAATTCAGCATATACAACTGTGCACCTTGAAGGACCTTTCACGTATGTCATTGATGATACCCTTTTGATAGGCAGCAATACGATTCTCGAAGGAGACTCCAGCGCAGTTATAAAGCTCGTTGACGATGCGGGATGGCCTGCATATAAGGGAATTATACAACCTCGAGAAGAGTCAGCTCACGAGATTACAATTCAAGGATTTGAAATTGATGGGAACGATGCGAATCAGCCTGTGTCTAATGGAGAGTGTTATTATACAGTGATGCTTTTAGATGGGTGTACAAATGTTACTGTTAGGAACATGTATGTTCATGATAGCAATAATGATGGAGTTCGTGTGCTTAACAGAGTATATACAGAAGGTAGCGGTAACATAGACATATATAATAACAGATTTTATTGCTGTTGCCACAACAGTGTTTACCTGGCTAAAGTCTCCAGTGCGAATATCCATAACAACGCATTCATTCCTTTCAGCAATGATGGAATTACTATAACAGATTCCAATCATATTTCTATTCACGATAATACAATTGATCCAGGTATTTCAACAGGTGGCTGCGGGATACAAATTCAGAAAGCGGCGTCAATTCCTGCCATGGATAATATAGAGATTTATGGCAACAACATCAGCAATACTAATTTGGCGGGTGTCCTTGTACATGGCTACAACTCTTACCCGGTTCCTTCAGGCGCACAGAATGTATATATTCACCACAACATAATTTCCGGATGCGGTCAGCACATGGGCTTATCCACTTATTTTGGGGGAGGTATCAATGTACAGGGTTTCAGTAACACTACTATTGAAAATAATTTAATTGATGGCTGTTATCATGACGGAATCTCGATGAAAAATGTTTGGTTAATGCCGCCGAAATATATGTACAAAACTATCATACGAGACAATGTTGTAACAAACACATTACCAGGGCGGTTGATTTCCGGATCAGGTCATGGCATAAGTATTTATGATACGTCAATGTACACTGTGTCTCTCGAAAACAACGATGTTTGGAATAATGGTGCCGGAAACTATCTAAACGTTTAA
- a CDS encoding tetratricopeptide repeat protein, whose translation MKRLDSEYSEILPELRKHCSAAIGSFGNLNNSGDVDLHAHLKEFFTACSRISDILWNKSDKKYRKNLRTILSIDENFSLSPRLMSHLEIMLRRIEKIQKENTCQQKPAAFSYNSDTAVLTVQEDKYEILPLFTDIRDLYASLLFFDELKACTEMLEKDRKNATALFQKAVIFYKAKRFEATLQLIEQVLEIVPDDFRVWYNRGVVLSEMGRLEEAVDAYDRAIELEPAFEIVWDNKGVVLSRLGKLEESLAVYEKILLKNPEYAEAWAGKGSVLLALDRKEEALEAHLSALKIRPDYLEALRSAGNLFSRLGRFEEALTAYDTALKAAPEDPGLWAGRGLVLSELDRQKEALQSCNRALELKPGFPPALEIKVEILSRISKEKAKTSR comes from the coding sequence ATGAAAAGGCTTGATTCCGAATATAGTGAAATTCTTCCTGAACTCCGGAAGCATTGCAGTGCTGCAATCGGGAGTTTCGGCAATTTAAATAATTCCGGAGATGTGGACCTGCATGCTCATCTTAAAGAATTTTTTACTGCATGCAGCCGAATTTCAGATATTCTCTGGAACAAAAGTGACAAAAAATACCGAAAAAATCTCAGAACAATCCTTTCTATAGATGAGAATTTCTCTCTATCCCCCAGACTTATGTCCCATCTGGAGATAATGCTCAGGAGAATAGAAAAAATCCAGAAGGAGAATACCTGCCAGCAAAAACCAGCAGCCTTTTCATATAATTCTGATACAGCAGTTTTAACAGTTCAGGAAGATAAATATGAAATCCTTCCTCTTTTTACGGATATCAGGGACCTTTATGCTTCTCTCCTTTTTTTCGATGAACTTAAAGCCTGTACTGAGATGCTTGAGAAAGACCGGAAGAATGCTACAGCCCTCTTCCAGAAAGCCGTGATTTTTTATAAAGCAAAAAGATTTGAGGCCACCCTGCAGCTTATAGAGCAGGTGCTTGAAATAGTTCCTGACGATTTCAGGGTCTGGTATAACAGGGGTGTAGTACTCTCGGAAATGGGCCGGCTTGAAGAAGCAGTAGATGCCTACGATAGAGCAATTGAGCTTGAACCGGCTTTTGAAATAGTATGGGATAACAAGGGAGTTGTGCTTTCCAGGCTTGGAAAGCTTGAAGAATCACTTGCAGTCTACGAAAAAATACTCCTGAAAAATCCCGAATATGCCGAAGCATGGGCAGGAAAGGGTTCGGTCCTTTTAGCACTTGACAGGAAAGAAGAAGCCCTTGAAGCACATCTTTCAGCCCTTAAAATTAGGCCTGATTACCTGGAAGCCCTGAGATCTGCCGGAAACCTGTTTTCCAGGTTGGGCAGGTTTGAGGAGGCTCTGACAGCATATGATACGGCTCTTAAAGCTGCCCCGGAAGACCCAGGGCTCTGGGCAGGCAGGGGACTTGTCCTTTCAGAACTGGACAGACAGAAAGAAGCTCTGCAAAGCTGTAACAGGGCACTCGAATTAAAACCAGGTTTTCCTCCTGCGCTTGAGATCAAGGTCGAAATTCTTTCGAGAATAAGTAAAGAAAAGGCGAAAACTTCTCGATAA
- a CDS encoding ATP-binding protein, translating to MRIKIAITGKGGVGKTTLSGTLARLLARDGYEVLAIDADPDMNLASSLGIEKPPKPLADFKDLIQERAGAEGGAFIYNPKVDDIAGKYGVIGPDGVRMLVMGTVDKGGSGCMCPASAFLRALLRHLMLKEKSAVILDMEAGIEHLGRGTTRGMDLMVVVVEPGARSLETAERIKKLSSEIGIKHIAAVINKGGAGKVNDRLEELGIPVLGEIPFDEQLMQADLEKRAPIDAGGEAVNAIVKIKEKLMETVEDIRKENEKSKK from the coding sequence ATTCGAATAAAAATAGCAATTACCGGAAAAGGCGGCGTTGGAAAGACTACTCTCTCAGGCACTCTGGCAAGATTGCTTGCAAGGGACGGATACGAAGTCCTGGCAATAGATGCAGACCCGGATATGAACCTCGCATCTTCTCTGGGGATAGAAAAACCCCCAAAACCTCTTGCTGATTTCAAGGACCTTATCCAGGAAAGGGCAGGTGCCGAAGGCGGGGCTTTTATATATAACCCGAAAGTGGACGACATTGCAGGCAAATACGGAGTGATCGGGCCCGATGGAGTAAGGATGCTTGTCATGGGCACTGTGGATAAAGGAGGAAGCGGGTGCATGTGCCCGGCTTCAGCCTTCCTCAGGGCTCTTCTCAGACACCTGATGCTTAAGGAAAAGAGTGCGGTCATTTTGGATATGGAAGCCGGAATAGAACATCTGGGAAGAGGCACCACACGCGGGATGGACCTTATGGTCGTGGTGGTTGAGCCGGGAGCCAGGTCCCTTGAAACAGCCGAGAGGATAAAAAAACTCTCTTCCGAAATAGGGATAAAACATATTGCTGCCGTAATTAACAAAGGAGGCGCCGGGAAAGTAAATGACAGGCTTGAGGAGCTTGGCATTCCCGTGCTTGGAGAAATTCCCTTTGACGAGCAATTGATGCAGGCTGACCTGGAAAAAAGAGCCCCTATTGATGCAGGCGGCGAGGCTGTTAATGCAATAGTGAAAATTAAAGAAAAACTTATGGAAACCGTTGAAGATATCAGGAAAGAAAACGAGAAGAGTAAGAAGTGA
- a CDS encoding PGF-pre-PGF domain-containing protein codes for MNNRIKKRRVVILTKRILSVLFTVTLALQALTGSAAATTFTVDDNGPGNYTTIQAALNDAVDGDTIIVQPGTYPTDERIPVEVSVTIKGAGTSYPSIGGFWLYAPSTVEGFTITKGVDFEKAGTACTVRNNRFEGCGVSMGSSYLYGNQIVMNNLFTGSPSGVSTYDSYNNTIIGNTFLNCNVGVLFSWGGGSHVVTGNTFKNCSIGIHLIDDSALIYNNYFYNDINLQIDDEAFCTLNVAKNADKNIIGGQYIGGNYWSTPAGNGFSDTHLDTNGDGFAEEPYQISDVAIDHLPLAKQEEEPEVTPPPEPEEPTEDNSTDEVILDDNSTASEDNNTADVIPADNSTDVTSESGNETEEVTDEGNSGSSGSSGGSSHRSSGSSSGGSGGGGSPELARNVEVKELSQLFIPNGKDVKFEFQNNATCVVSVDFDAIKNAGKITTIVEQLKNKSALVPGLPEGEIYKSFNVWVGNVGYATPKNIDHPTLDFKVEKAWVLDKNVDRDSITLNWYVDEDEHDEKNGNWTSLKTELTGEDDEYLYYTSEVSGYSFFAISGTSLQEEETITAESRAAGDIPEDQEGNESKEPESDKNKNALLGMGLVLGTLGTMGIILKSMKKE; via the coding sequence TTGAATAACAGGATTAAAAAACGTAGGGTGGTTATTCTGACAAAAAGGATATTATCAGTATTATTTACGGTAACTCTGGCTCTCCAGGCCCTCACTGGAAGTGCAGCAGCTACAACATTTACAGTAGATGATAACGGACCTGGAAACTACACGACAATCCAGGCAGCCCTGAATGATGCTGTTGACGGGGATACTATAATAGTGCAGCCTGGGACCTATCCGACTGATGAACGGATCCCTGTAGAGGTATCTGTGACAATAAAAGGAGCCGGTACATCTTATCCATCTATTGGGGGATTTTGGTTATACGCACCTTCGACTGTTGAAGGGTTTACGATTACAAAAGGAGTCGATTTTGAAAAGGCAGGAACTGCCTGTACAGTAAGAAACAACCGGTTTGAGGGCTGTGGCGTAAGTATGGGTAGCAGCTACCTGTATGGAAATCAGATAGTAATGAACAACCTCTTTACGGGAAGTCCATCAGGTGTAAGCACTTATGACAGCTATAATAATACAATCATTGGAAACACATTCTTAAACTGTAATGTAGGAGTTCTATTCTCATGGGGAGGCGGTAGCCACGTAGTTACTGGAAACACATTCAAAAACTGCAGCATCGGAATCCATCTTATTGATGACTCTGCTTTGATTTACAACAACTACTTTTACAACGATATCAACCTGCAGATAGATGATGAGGCTTTCTGCACTCTAAATGTTGCAAAGAACGCAGATAAGAATATCATAGGGGGTCAATACATAGGGGGCAATTACTGGTCCACACCTGCGGGAAATGGCTTCTCAGATACTCACCTGGATACTAACGGAGACGGGTTTGCTGAAGAACCGTATCAGATAAGTGATGTCGCAATCGACCATCTGCCTCTTGCAAAACAGGAAGAAGAACCTGAAGTCACACCACCTCCTGAACCGGAAGAACCCACAGAGGACAACAGCACTGATGAAGTGATCCTAGATGATAACAGTACTGCTTCAGAAGATAATAATACAGCAGATGTTATCCCAGCAGATAACTCAACTGATGTAACCTCCGAGTCCGGAAATGAAACCGAAGAAGTTACGGATGAAGGAAACTCGGGAAGCTCCGGCAGCTCAGGAGGAAGCTCTCACAGGAGTTCGGGAAGTTCATCCGGAGGCAGTGGTGGAGGTGGATCTCCAGAACTTGCCAGAAATGTTGAGGTAAAGGAACTTTCCCAGCTCTTCATCCCTAACGGCAAAGATGTAAAGTTCGAGTTCCAAAACAATGCAACCTGTGTTGTGTCGGTGGACTTTGACGCAATCAAGAACGCTGGCAAGATAACAACTATTGTTGAGCAGTTGAAGAACAAGTCTGCCCTTGTTCCTGGACTCCCGGAAGGAGAAATTTATAAATCCTTCAATGTCTGGGTCGGAAATGTAGGATATGCAACTCCGAAAAACATTGATCACCCTACTCTGGACTTCAAGGTTGAAAAGGCCTGGGTCCTGGACAAGAATGTAGACCGTGACTCGATTACCCTGAACTGGTATGTGGATGAGGATGAGCATGACGAGAAGAATGGAAACTGGACTTCACTGAAAACAGAGCTGACAGGAGAAGATGACGAATACCTCTATTACACTTCTGAAGTCTCCGGATACAGCTTCTTTGCAATTTCAGGGACATCTCTGCAGGAAGAAGAGACAATCACTGCCGAGAGTAGAGCTGCTGGAGATATCCCGGAAGACCAGGAAGGAAATGAGTCTAAAGAGCCCGAGTCCGACAAGAATAAGAATGCTCTTTTGGGTATGGGACTTGTACTCGGTACACTTGGAACGATGGGAATTATCCTAAAAAGTATGAAGAAGGAGTGA